From the Manis javanica isolate MJ-LG chromosome 11, MJ_LKY, whole genome shotgun sequence genome, one window contains:
- the VWCE gene encoding von Willebrand factor C and EGF domain-containing protein isoform X3, which yields MWAGLLLRAACVALLLPGASTHGYTGRKAPGHFAAERRRLGPHVCLSGFGSGCCPGWAPSMGSGHCTLPLCSFGCGSGVCIAPNVCSCQDGEQGATCPGVVPVLEAHGPCGEYGCDLTCNHGGCQEVARVCPVGFSMTETAVGIRCTGRCVRTVTVPCDVTTPGEMQGARTHRGTDIDECLSSSCEGHCVNTEGGFVCECGPGMQLSADRHSCQDTDECLGTPCQQRCRNSIGSYRCSCRPGFHLHGNRHSCVDVNECRRPLERRVCQHSCHNTVGSFLCTCRPGFRLRADRVSCEAFRKAVLAPSAILQPLQHPPKILLLPEAGRPALYAGHSPPSGAPGPPTGVRTASQPSPTRAPPTSFPAAPKQLPPTLMAAPVPSASLLGTLGPPSQLQEVTPALPRGPAATRLAPGPSACWHLGAMYESGSRWKEPECSQCWCKEREVTCEKVACEAACSHPIPAGGEGCCPSCTGCFHSGIIRAEGDVFSPPNENCTVCVCLAGNVSCISPECPPGPCHTSPKSGCCTCVPVRCYFHGRWYADGAVFSGAGDECTTCICQNGEVECSFMPCPELDCPREEWWLGPGQCCFTCREPAPMTGCSLDDNGVEFPIGQIWSPGDPYGSVSCKRTDCVDSCPHPIHVPGQCCPDCSAGCTYIGRIFYNNQTFPSVLDPCLSCICLLGSVACSPVDCPITCTYPFHPDGECCPVCQDCNYEGRKVVNGQVFTLDDEPCTQCTCQLGEVSCETIPCQQTCSDPSMPLGDCCFSCPDEETETQGTYVSYTGHTVPGRATLVACPLAFVAPFHLLSVEAGAGWSSPDSLEEKRGLSARGATVSGKVARSPLRDAESLLSCSSCAGPLAAWPQRPALRLLQLLLQANPSGVRTSSPIPSGTQASPSPTLGLRGVVLGEPGVSQSPWPSAGPWAPAGASTLPPASPGAPGPPPVSPEPSFSASGAQTASRRPSLPATVLAEEASTLPTTIPGPSETSIALVRPHRLSSPTSRLSAALGATASHSPQQPTAGASGREGSTG from the exons ATGTGGGCCGGACTGCTCCTCCGGGCCGCCTGCGTCGCGCTCCTGCTGCCGGGGGCCTCGACCCACGGCTACACCGGGAGGAAGGCGCCCGGGCACTTCGCTGCCGAGAG ACGCCGGCTGGGCCCCCATGTCTGCCTCTCGGGGTTCGGGAGTGGCTGCTGCCCTGGCTGGGCGCCCTCCATGGGCAGTGGGCACTGCACCCTTC CCCTCTGCTCCTTTGGCTGTGGGAGTGGCGTCTGCATCGCTCCCAACGTCTGCTCATGCCAGGATGGAGAGCAAGGGGCCACCTGCCCAG GTGTGGTGCCTGTTTTAGAAGCCCACGGACCATGTGGAGAGTATGGCTGTGACCTTACCTGTAACCATGGCGGCTGTCAGGAAGTGGCCCGAGTGTGCCCCGTGGGCTTCTCGATGACAGAGACAGCTGTCGGCATCAGGTGCACTG GGAGATGCGTCAGGACAGTAACAGTCCCATGTGATGTGACCACACCTGGTGAAATGCAAGGGGCCAGGACCCACAGAGGGACAG ACATTGATGAATGCTTAAGCTCCTCCTGCGAGGGCCACTGCGTGAACACGGAAGGCgggtttgtgtgtgagtgtgggccGGGCATGCAGCTGTCCGCTGACCGCCACAGCTGCCAAG ACACTGATGAATGCCTTGGAACCCCCTGTCAGCAGAGATGCAGAAACAGCATTGGCAGCTACAGGTGTTCCTGTAGACCTGGCTTCCATCTCCACGGCAACCGGCACTCCTGCGTAG ATGTAAACGAGTGTCGGAGGCCGCTGGAAAGGCGAGTCTGCCAGCATTCCTGCCATAACACCGTGGGCAGCTTCCTGTGCACGTGCCGACCTGGCTTCAGGCTCCGAGCCGACCGAGTGTCCTGTGAAG CTTTCCGGAAGGCTGTGCTGGCGCCATCTGCCATCCTTCAGCCCCTACAACACCCGCCCAAGATACTGCTGCTTCCTGAGGCGGGCCGGCCTGCCCTCTACGCCGGACATAGCCCCCCTTCCGGGGCTCCAGGGCCCCCAACCGGAGTCAGGACTGCCAGCCAGCCCTCTCCCACCCGAGCACCACCCACATCCTTCCCAGCTGCCCCGAAGCAGCTGCCGCCCACCCTGATGGCAGCCCCAGTGCCAAGCGCCTCCCTGTTGGGGACCCTAGGACCTCCCTCACAACTCCAGGAGGTGACACCTGCCTTGCCCAGGGGCCCCGCGGCCACTCGGctggcaccaggcccctctgcctgctggcACCTGGGAGCCATGTATGAGTCAGGAAGCCGCTGGAAAGAGCCTGAGTGTTCCCAGTGCTGGTGCAAG GAGCGGGAGGTGACCTGTGAGAAGGTGGCGTGTGAAGCCGCATGTTCCCACCCCATCCCCGCTGGCGGTGAGGGGTGCTGCCCATCGTGTACAG GCTGTTTTCACAGTGGCATCATCCGAGCTGAAGGGGACGTGTTTTCACCTCCCAATGAGAACTGCACTGTCTGTGTCTGCCTG GCTGGAAATGTGTCCTGCATCTCCCCGGAGTGTCCTCCTGGCCCCTGTCATACCTCCCCGAAGTCGGGCTGCTGTACTTGCGTTCCAG TGAGATGCTATTTCCACGGCCGGTGGTATGCAGACGGGGCTGTGTTCAGCGGGGCTGGTGACGAGTGCACCACATGCATCTGCCAG AATGGGGAGGTGGAATGTTCCTTCATGCCGTGTCCAGAACTGGATTGCCCCCGAGAGGAGTGGTGGCTGGGCCCAGGACAGTGCTGCTTCACCTGCAGGGAGCCCGCGCCCATGACAG GCTGCTCTCTCGATGACAACGGGGTTGAGTTTCCAATCGGACAGATCTGGTCTCCTGGTGATCCCT ATGGCTCAGTGAGCTGCAAGAGGACAGACTGTGTGGACTCCTGCCCTCACCCGATTCATGTCCCTGGACAGTGCTGCCCAGACTGCTCAGCAG GCTGCACCTACATAGGCAGAATCTTCTACAACAACCAGACGTTCCCGTCTGTGCTGGACCCGTGTCTGAGCTGCATCTGCCTG CTGGGCTCAGTGGCCTGCTCACCTGTGGACTGCCCCATCACCTGCACCTACCCTTTCCACCCTGATGGGGAGTGCTGCCCGGTGTGCCAAG ACTGCAACTACGAGGGGAGGAAGGTGGTGAATGGCCAGGTGTTCACCTTGGACGATGAGCCCTGTACCCAGTGCACGTGCCAG ctggGAGAGGTGAGCTGTGAGACCATCCCCTGCCAGCAAACGTGCTCAGACCCCTCCATGCCCCTTGGGGACTGCTGCTTCTCCTGCCCAG atgaggaaactgagacccaaggGACTTACGTATCTTACACAGGCCACACAGTGCCCGGCAGAGCCACTTTGGTGGCCTGCCCCCTTGCATTCGTGGCTCCTTTTCATCTTCTCTCTGTGGAGGCAGGAGCCGGCTGGTCCTCGCCAG ATTCCCTGGAGGAAAAGCGGGGACTGTCCGCTCGTGGAGCCACGGTGTCGGGCAAGGTGGCTCGGAGCCCTCTCAGAGACGCCGAGTCCCTGCTCAGCTGTAGCTCCTGCGCAGGGCCCCTGGCAGCATGGCCTCAGAGGCCGGCCCTCCGTCTCCTCCAGCTTCTCTTACAAGCAAACCCATCTGGTGTGCGGACTTCATCCCCAATCCCCTCGGGAACCCAGGCCTCACCCTCACCCACTTTGGGGCTGCGAGGCGTGGTCCTGGGGGAGCCCGGGGTCTCCCAGTCACCTTGGCCCTCAGCAGGGCCTTGGGCCCCTGCAGGAGCCTCCACTCTACCTCCAGCCTCCCCTGGGGCTCCTGGGCCACCTCCCGTTTCCCCAGAGCCCTCTTTCTCAGCCTCCGGGGCCCAGACAGCGTCCAGACGGCCTTCTCTGCCTGCCACTGTCCTGGCTGAAGAAGCTTCAACCCTTCCCACAACAATTCCCGGCCCCTCAGAGACCTCCATCGCTCTCGTCAGACCTCACAgactctcctcccccacctccaggctcTCTGCGGCCCTTGGAGCCACGGCCAGCCACAGCCCGCAGCAGCCCACGGCCGGggcctcagggagggaggggtccaCCGGGTAA
- the VWCE gene encoding von Willebrand factor C and EGF domain-containing protein isoform X5, with translation MWAGLLLRAACVALLLPGASTHGYTGRKAPGHFAAERRRLGPHVCLSGFGSGCCPGWAPSMGSGHCTLPLCSFGCGSGVCIAPNVCSCQDGEQGATCPEAHGPCGEYGCDLTCNHGGCQEVARVCPVGFSMTETAVGIRCTDIDECLSSSCEGHCVNTEGGFVCECGPGMQLSADRHSCQDTDECLGTPCQQRCRNSIGSYRCSCRPGFHLHGNRHSCVDVNECRRPLERRVCQHSCHNTVGSFLCTCRPGFRLRADRVSCEAFRKAVLAPSAILQPLQHPPKILLLPEAGRPALYAGHSPPSGAPGPPTGVRTASQPSPTRAPPTSFPAAPKQLPPTLMAAPVPSASLLGTLGPPSQLQEVTPALPRGPAATRLAPGPSACWHLGAMYESGSRWKEPECSQCWCKEREVTCEKVACEAACSHPIPAGGEGCCPSCTGCFHSGIIRAEGDVFSPPNENCTVCVCLAGNVSCISPECPPGPCHTSPKSGCCTCVPVRCYFHGRWYADGAVFSGAGDECTTCICQNGEVECSFMPCPELDCPREEWWLGPGQCCFTCREPAPMTGCSLDDNGVEFPIGQIWSPGDPCELCICQADGSVSCKRTDCVDSCPHPIHVPGQCCPDCSAGCTYIGRIFYNNQTFPSVLDPCLSCICLLGSVACSPVDCPITCTYPFHPDGECCPVCQDCNYEGRKVVNGQVFTLDDEPCTQCTCQLGEVSCETIPCQQTCSDPSMPLGDCCFSCPDEETETQGTYVSYTGHTVPGRATLVACPLAFVAPFHLLSVEAGAGWSSPDSLEEKRGLSARGATVSGKVARSPLRDAESLLSCSSCAGPLAAWPQRPALRLLQLLLQANPSGVRTSSPIPSGTQASPSPTLGLRGVVLGEPGVSQSPWPSAGPWAPAGASTLPPASPGAPGPPPVSPEPSFSASGAQTASRRPSLPATVLAEEASTLPTTIPGPSETSIALVRPHRLSSPTSRLSAALGATASHSPQQPTAGASGREGSTG, from the exons ATGTGGGCCGGACTGCTCCTCCGGGCCGCCTGCGTCGCGCTCCTGCTGCCGGGGGCCTCGACCCACGGCTACACCGGGAGGAAGGCGCCCGGGCACTTCGCTGCCGAGAG ACGCCGGCTGGGCCCCCATGTCTGCCTCTCGGGGTTCGGGAGTGGCTGCTGCCCTGGCTGGGCGCCCTCCATGGGCAGTGGGCACTGCACCCTTC CCCTCTGCTCCTTTGGCTGTGGGAGTGGCGTCTGCATCGCTCCCAACGTCTGCTCATGCCAGGATGGAGAGCAAGGGGCCACCTGCCCAG AAGCCCACGGACCATGTGGAGAGTATGGCTGTGACCTTACCTGTAACCATGGCGGCTGTCAGGAAGTGGCCCGAGTGTGCCCCGTGGGCTTCTCGATGACAGAGACAGCTGTCGGCATCAGGTGCACTG ACATTGATGAATGCTTAAGCTCCTCCTGCGAGGGCCACTGCGTGAACACGGAAGGCgggtttgtgtgtgagtgtgggccGGGCATGCAGCTGTCCGCTGACCGCCACAGCTGCCAAG ACACTGATGAATGCCTTGGAACCCCCTGTCAGCAGAGATGCAGAAACAGCATTGGCAGCTACAGGTGTTCCTGTAGACCTGGCTTCCATCTCCACGGCAACCGGCACTCCTGCGTAG ATGTAAACGAGTGTCGGAGGCCGCTGGAAAGGCGAGTCTGCCAGCATTCCTGCCATAACACCGTGGGCAGCTTCCTGTGCACGTGCCGACCTGGCTTCAGGCTCCGAGCCGACCGAGTGTCCTGTGAAG CTTTCCGGAAGGCTGTGCTGGCGCCATCTGCCATCCTTCAGCCCCTACAACACCCGCCCAAGATACTGCTGCTTCCTGAGGCGGGCCGGCCTGCCCTCTACGCCGGACATAGCCCCCCTTCCGGGGCTCCAGGGCCCCCAACCGGAGTCAGGACTGCCAGCCAGCCCTCTCCCACCCGAGCACCACCCACATCCTTCCCAGCTGCCCCGAAGCAGCTGCCGCCCACCCTGATGGCAGCCCCAGTGCCAAGCGCCTCCCTGTTGGGGACCCTAGGACCTCCCTCACAACTCCAGGAGGTGACACCTGCCTTGCCCAGGGGCCCCGCGGCCACTCGGctggcaccaggcccctctgcctgctggcACCTGGGAGCCATGTATGAGTCAGGAAGCCGCTGGAAAGAGCCTGAGTGTTCCCAGTGCTGGTGCAAG GAGCGGGAGGTGACCTGTGAGAAGGTGGCGTGTGAAGCCGCATGTTCCCACCCCATCCCCGCTGGCGGTGAGGGGTGCTGCCCATCGTGTACAG GCTGTTTTCACAGTGGCATCATCCGAGCTGAAGGGGACGTGTTTTCACCTCCCAATGAGAACTGCACTGTCTGTGTCTGCCTG GCTGGAAATGTGTCCTGCATCTCCCCGGAGTGTCCTCCTGGCCCCTGTCATACCTCCCCGAAGTCGGGCTGCTGTACTTGCGTTCCAG TGAGATGCTATTTCCACGGCCGGTGGTATGCAGACGGGGCTGTGTTCAGCGGGGCTGGTGACGAGTGCACCACATGCATCTGCCAG AATGGGGAGGTGGAATGTTCCTTCATGCCGTGTCCAGAACTGGATTGCCCCCGAGAGGAGTGGTGGCTGGGCCCAGGACAGTGCTGCTTCACCTGCAGGGAGCCCGCGCCCATGACAG GCTGCTCTCTCGATGACAACGGGGTTGAGTTTCCAATCGGACAGATCTGGTCTCCTGGTGATCCCTGTGAGTTATGCATCTGCCAG gcAGATGGCTCAGTGAGCTGCAAGAGGACAGACTGTGTGGACTCCTGCCCTCACCCGATTCATGTCCCTGGACAGTGCTGCCCAGACTGCTCAGCAG GCTGCACCTACATAGGCAGAATCTTCTACAACAACCAGACGTTCCCGTCTGTGCTGGACCCGTGTCTGAGCTGCATCTGCCTG CTGGGCTCAGTGGCCTGCTCACCTGTGGACTGCCCCATCACCTGCACCTACCCTTTCCACCCTGATGGGGAGTGCTGCCCGGTGTGCCAAG ACTGCAACTACGAGGGGAGGAAGGTGGTGAATGGCCAGGTGTTCACCTTGGACGATGAGCCCTGTACCCAGTGCACGTGCCAG ctggGAGAGGTGAGCTGTGAGACCATCCCCTGCCAGCAAACGTGCTCAGACCCCTCCATGCCCCTTGGGGACTGCTGCTTCTCCTGCCCAG atgaggaaactgagacccaaggGACTTACGTATCTTACACAGGCCACACAGTGCCCGGCAGAGCCACTTTGGTGGCCTGCCCCCTTGCATTCGTGGCTCCTTTTCATCTTCTCTCTGTGGAGGCAGGAGCCGGCTGGTCCTCGCCAG ATTCCCTGGAGGAAAAGCGGGGACTGTCCGCTCGTGGAGCCACGGTGTCGGGCAAGGTGGCTCGGAGCCCTCTCAGAGACGCCGAGTCCCTGCTCAGCTGTAGCTCCTGCGCAGGGCCCCTGGCAGCATGGCCTCAGAGGCCGGCCCTCCGTCTCCTCCAGCTTCTCTTACAAGCAAACCCATCTGGTGTGCGGACTTCATCCCCAATCCCCTCGGGAACCCAGGCCTCACCCTCACCCACTTTGGGGCTGCGAGGCGTGGTCCTGGGGGAGCCCGGGGTCTCCCAGTCACCTTGGCCCTCAGCAGGGCCTTGGGCCCCTGCAGGAGCCTCCACTCTACCTCCAGCCTCCCCTGGGGCTCCTGGGCCACCTCCCGTTTCCCCAGAGCCCTCTTTCTCAGCCTCCGGGGCCCAGACAGCGTCCAGACGGCCTTCTCTGCCTGCCACTGTCCTGGCTGAAGAAGCTTCAACCCTTCCCACAACAATTCCCGGCCCCTCAGAGACCTCCATCGCTCTCGTCAGACCTCACAgactctcctcccccacctccaggctcTCTGCGGCCCTTGGAGCCACGGCCAGCCACAGCCCGCAGCAGCCCACGGCCGGggcctcagggagggaggggtccaCCGGGTAA
- the VWCE gene encoding von Willebrand factor C and EGF domain-containing protein isoform X12, translating into MWAGLLLRAACVALLLPGASTHGYTGRKAPGHFAAERRRLGPHVCLSGFGSGCCPGWAPSMGSGHCTLPLCSFGCGSGVCIAPNVCSCQDGEQGATCPGVVPVLEAHGPCGEYGCDLTCNHGGCQEVARVCPVGFSMTETAVGIRCTGRCVRTVTVPCDVTTPGEMQGARTHRGTDIDECLSSSCEGHCVNTEGGFVCECGPGMQLSADRHSCQDTDECLGTPCQQRCRNSIGSYRCSCRPGFHLHGNRHSCVDVNECRRPLERRVCQHSCHNTVGSFLCTCRPGFRLRADRVSCEAFRKAVLAPSAILQPLQHPPKILLLPEAGRPALYAGHSPPSGAPGPPTGVRTASQPSPTRAPPTSFPAAPKQLPPTLMAAPVPSASLLGTLGPPSQLQEVTPALPRGPAATRLAPGPSACWHLGAMYESGSRWKEPECSQCWCKEREVTCEKVACEAACSHPIPAGGEGCCPSCTGCFHSGIIRAEGDVFSPPNENCTVCVCLAGNVSCISPECPPGPCHTSPKSGCCTCVPVRCYFHGRWYADGAVFSGAGDECTTCICQNGEVECSFMPCPELDCPREEWWLGPGQCCFTCREPAPMTGCSLDDNGVEFPIGQIWSPGDPCELCICQADGSVSCKRTDCVDSCPHPIHVPGQCCPDCSAGCTYIGRIFYNNQTFPSVLDPCLSCICLLGSVACSPVDCPITCTYPFHPDGECCPVCQDCNYEGRKVVNGQVFTLDDEPCTQCTCQLGEVSCETIPCQQTCSDPSMPLGDCCFSCPGEETEAQTVK; encoded by the exons ATGTGGGCCGGACTGCTCCTCCGGGCCGCCTGCGTCGCGCTCCTGCTGCCGGGGGCCTCGACCCACGGCTACACCGGGAGGAAGGCGCCCGGGCACTTCGCTGCCGAGAG ACGCCGGCTGGGCCCCCATGTCTGCCTCTCGGGGTTCGGGAGTGGCTGCTGCCCTGGCTGGGCGCCCTCCATGGGCAGTGGGCACTGCACCCTTC CCCTCTGCTCCTTTGGCTGTGGGAGTGGCGTCTGCATCGCTCCCAACGTCTGCTCATGCCAGGATGGAGAGCAAGGGGCCACCTGCCCAG GTGTGGTGCCTGTTTTAGAAGCCCACGGACCATGTGGAGAGTATGGCTGTGACCTTACCTGTAACCATGGCGGCTGTCAGGAAGTGGCCCGAGTGTGCCCCGTGGGCTTCTCGATGACAGAGACAGCTGTCGGCATCAGGTGCACTG GGAGATGCGTCAGGACAGTAACAGTCCCATGTGATGTGACCACACCTGGTGAAATGCAAGGGGCCAGGACCCACAGAGGGACAG ACATTGATGAATGCTTAAGCTCCTCCTGCGAGGGCCACTGCGTGAACACGGAAGGCgggtttgtgtgtgagtgtgggccGGGCATGCAGCTGTCCGCTGACCGCCACAGCTGCCAAG ACACTGATGAATGCCTTGGAACCCCCTGTCAGCAGAGATGCAGAAACAGCATTGGCAGCTACAGGTGTTCCTGTAGACCTGGCTTCCATCTCCACGGCAACCGGCACTCCTGCGTAG ATGTAAACGAGTGTCGGAGGCCGCTGGAAAGGCGAGTCTGCCAGCATTCCTGCCATAACACCGTGGGCAGCTTCCTGTGCACGTGCCGACCTGGCTTCAGGCTCCGAGCCGACCGAGTGTCCTGTGAAG CTTTCCGGAAGGCTGTGCTGGCGCCATCTGCCATCCTTCAGCCCCTACAACACCCGCCCAAGATACTGCTGCTTCCTGAGGCGGGCCGGCCTGCCCTCTACGCCGGACATAGCCCCCCTTCCGGGGCTCCAGGGCCCCCAACCGGAGTCAGGACTGCCAGCCAGCCCTCTCCCACCCGAGCACCACCCACATCCTTCCCAGCTGCCCCGAAGCAGCTGCCGCCCACCCTGATGGCAGCCCCAGTGCCAAGCGCCTCCCTGTTGGGGACCCTAGGACCTCCCTCACAACTCCAGGAGGTGACACCTGCCTTGCCCAGGGGCCCCGCGGCCACTCGGctggcaccaggcccctctgcctgctggcACCTGGGAGCCATGTATGAGTCAGGAAGCCGCTGGAAAGAGCCTGAGTGTTCCCAGTGCTGGTGCAAG GAGCGGGAGGTGACCTGTGAGAAGGTGGCGTGTGAAGCCGCATGTTCCCACCCCATCCCCGCTGGCGGTGAGGGGTGCTGCCCATCGTGTACAG GCTGTTTTCACAGTGGCATCATCCGAGCTGAAGGGGACGTGTTTTCACCTCCCAATGAGAACTGCACTGTCTGTGTCTGCCTG GCTGGAAATGTGTCCTGCATCTCCCCGGAGTGTCCTCCTGGCCCCTGTCATACCTCCCCGAAGTCGGGCTGCTGTACTTGCGTTCCAG TGAGATGCTATTTCCACGGCCGGTGGTATGCAGACGGGGCTGTGTTCAGCGGGGCTGGTGACGAGTGCACCACATGCATCTGCCAG AATGGGGAGGTGGAATGTTCCTTCATGCCGTGTCCAGAACTGGATTGCCCCCGAGAGGAGTGGTGGCTGGGCCCAGGACAGTGCTGCTTCACCTGCAGGGAGCCCGCGCCCATGACAG GCTGCTCTCTCGATGACAACGGGGTTGAGTTTCCAATCGGACAGATCTGGTCTCCTGGTGATCCCTGTGAGTTATGCATCTGCCAG gcAGATGGCTCAGTGAGCTGCAAGAGGACAGACTGTGTGGACTCCTGCCCTCACCCGATTCATGTCCCTGGACAGTGCTGCCCAGACTGCTCAGCAG GCTGCACCTACATAGGCAGAATCTTCTACAACAACCAGACGTTCCCGTCTGTGCTGGACCCGTGTCTGAGCTGCATCTGCCTG CTGGGCTCAGTGGCCTGCTCACCTGTGGACTGCCCCATCACCTGCACCTACCCTTTCCACCCTGATGGGGAGTGCTGCCCGGTGTGCCAAG ACTGCAACTACGAGGGGAGGAAGGTGGTGAATGGCCAGGTGTTCACCTTGGACGATGAGCCCTGTACCCAGTGCACGTGCCAG ctggGAGAGGTGAGCTGTGAGACCATCCCCTGCCAGCAAACGTGCTCAGACCCCTCCATGCCCCTTGGGGACTGCTGCTTCTCCTGCCCAG gtgaggaaactgaggcacagacggTGAAGTGA
- the VWCE gene encoding von Willebrand factor C and EGF domain-containing protein isoform X9 has translation MWAGLLLRAACVALLLPGASTHGYTGRKAPGHFAAERRRLGPHVCLSGFGSGCCPGWAPSMGSGHCTLPLCSFGCGSGVCIAPNVCSCQDGEQGATCPGVVPVLEAHGPCGEYGCDLTCNHGGCQEVARVCPVGFSMTETAVGIRCTGRCVRTVTVPCDVTTPGEMQGARTHRGTDIDECLSSSCEGHCVNTEGGFVCECGPGMQLSADRHSCQDTDECLGTPCQQRCRNSIGSYRCSCRPGFHLHGNRHSCVDVNECRRPLERRVCQHSCHNTVGSFLCTCRPGFRLRADRVSCEAFRKAVLAPSAILQPLQHPPKILLLPEAGRPALYAGHSPPSGAPGPPTGVRTASQPSPTRAPPTSFPAAPKQLPPTLMAAPVPSASLLGTLGPPSQLQEVTPALPRGPAATRLAPGPSACWHLGAMYESGSRWKEPECSQCWCKEREVTCEKVACEAACSHPIPAGGEGCCPSCTGCFHSGIIRAEGDVFSPPNENCTVCVCLAGNVSCISPECPPGPCHTSPKSGCCTCVPVRCYFHGRWYADGAVFSGAGDECTTCICQNGEVECSFMPCPELDCPREEWWLGPGQCCFTCREPAPMTGCSLDDNGVEFPIGQIWSPGDPCELCICQADGSVSCKRTDCVDSCPHPIHVPGQCCPDCSAGCTYIGRIFYNNQTFPSVLDPCLSCICLLGSVACSPVDCPITCTYPFHPDGECCPVCQDCNYEGRKVVNGQVFTLDDEPCTQCTCQLGEVSCETIPCQQTCSDPSMPLGDCCFSCPDWETEARRGDVRAWLLLLAHPASATCTTHLSPTRAPLMEKPLFTEIEYELLPFKNQKKSNSFLEI, from the exons ATGTGGGCCGGACTGCTCCTCCGGGCCGCCTGCGTCGCGCTCCTGCTGCCGGGGGCCTCGACCCACGGCTACACCGGGAGGAAGGCGCCCGGGCACTTCGCTGCCGAGAG ACGCCGGCTGGGCCCCCATGTCTGCCTCTCGGGGTTCGGGAGTGGCTGCTGCCCTGGCTGGGCGCCCTCCATGGGCAGTGGGCACTGCACCCTTC CCCTCTGCTCCTTTGGCTGTGGGAGTGGCGTCTGCATCGCTCCCAACGTCTGCTCATGCCAGGATGGAGAGCAAGGGGCCACCTGCCCAG GTGTGGTGCCTGTTTTAGAAGCCCACGGACCATGTGGAGAGTATGGCTGTGACCTTACCTGTAACCATGGCGGCTGTCAGGAAGTGGCCCGAGTGTGCCCCGTGGGCTTCTCGATGACAGAGACAGCTGTCGGCATCAGGTGCACTG GGAGATGCGTCAGGACAGTAACAGTCCCATGTGATGTGACCACACCTGGTGAAATGCAAGGGGCCAGGACCCACAGAGGGACAG ACATTGATGAATGCTTAAGCTCCTCCTGCGAGGGCCACTGCGTGAACACGGAAGGCgggtttgtgtgtgagtgtgggccGGGCATGCAGCTGTCCGCTGACCGCCACAGCTGCCAAG ACACTGATGAATGCCTTGGAACCCCCTGTCAGCAGAGATGCAGAAACAGCATTGGCAGCTACAGGTGTTCCTGTAGACCTGGCTTCCATCTCCACGGCAACCGGCACTCCTGCGTAG ATGTAAACGAGTGTCGGAGGCCGCTGGAAAGGCGAGTCTGCCAGCATTCCTGCCATAACACCGTGGGCAGCTTCCTGTGCACGTGCCGACCTGGCTTCAGGCTCCGAGCCGACCGAGTGTCCTGTGAAG CTTTCCGGAAGGCTGTGCTGGCGCCATCTGCCATCCTTCAGCCCCTACAACACCCGCCCAAGATACTGCTGCTTCCTGAGGCGGGCCGGCCTGCCCTCTACGCCGGACATAGCCCCCCTTCCGGGGCTCCAGGGCCCCCAACCGGAGTCAGGACTGCCAGCCAGCCCTCTCCCACCCGAGCACCACCCACATCCTTCCCAGCTGCCCCGAAGCAGCTGCCGCCCACCCTGATGGCAGCCCCAGTGCCAAGCGCCTCCCTGTTGGGGACCCTAGGACCTCCCTCACAACTCCAGGAGGTGACACCTGCCTTGCCCAGGGGCCCCGCGGCCACTCGGctggcaccaggcccctctgcctgctggcACCTGGGAGCCATGTATGAGTCAGGAAGCCGCTGGAAAGAGCCTGAGTGTTCCCAGTGCTGGTGCAAG GAGCGGGAGGTGACCTGTGAGAAGGTGGCGTGTGAAGCCGCATGTTCCCACCCCATCCCCGCTGGCGGTGAGGGGTGCTGCCCATCGTGTACAG GCTGTTTTCACAGTGGCATCATCCGAGCTGAAGGGGACGTGTTTTCACCTCCCAATGAGAACTGCACTGTCTGTGTCTGCCTG GCTGGAAATGTGTCCTGCATCTCCCCGGAGTGTCCTCCTGGCCCCTGTCATACCTCCCCGAAGTCGGGCTGCTGTACTTGCGTTCCAG TGAGATGCTATTTCCACGGCCGGTGGTATGCAGACGGGGCTGTGTTCAGCGGGGCTGGTGACGAGTGCACCACATGCATCTGCCAG AATGGGGAGGTGGAATGTTCCTTCATGCCGTGTCCAGAACTGGATTGCCCCCGAGAGGAGTGGTGGCTGGGCCCAGGACAGTGCTGCTTCACCTGCAGGGAGCCCGCGCCCATGACAG GCTGCTCTCTCGATGACAACGGGGTTGAGTTTCCAATCGGACAGATCTGGTCTCCTGGTGATCCCTGTGAGTTATGCATCTGCCAG gcAGATGGCTCAGTGAGCTGCAAGAGGACAGACTGTGTGGACTCCTGCCCTCACCCGATTCATGTCCCTGGACAGTGCTGCCCAGACTGCTCAGCAG GCTGCACCTACATAGGCAGAATCTTCTACAACAACCAGACGTTCCCGTCTGTGCTGGACCCGTGTCTGAGCTGCATCTGCCTG CTGGGCTCAGTGGCCTGCTCACCTGTGGACTGCCCCATCACCTGCACCTACCCTTTCCACCCTGATGGGGAGTGCTGCCCGGTGTGCCAAG ACTGCAACTACGAGGGGAGGAAGGTGGTGAATGGCCAGGTGTTCACCTTGGACGATGAGCCCTGTACCCAGTGCACGTGCCAG ctggGAGAGGTGAGCTGTGAGACCATCCCCTGCCAGCAAACGTGCTCAGACCCCTCCATGCCCCTTGGGGACTGCTGCTTCTCCTGCCCAG attgggaaactgaggcccgaaGAGGTGACGTAAGGGCCTGGCTCCTTCTCCTGGCGCATCCTGCTTCAGCTACGTGCACCACACACCTTTCCCCAACAAGAGCGCCTTTAATGGAGAAACCACTTTTTACTGAAATAGAATATGAACTGCTTCCTTtcaagaaccaaaaaaaaagtaacagctTTCTTGAGATATAG